One part of the Helicobacter cetorum MIT 99-5656 genome encodes these proteins:
- a CDS encoding sensor histidine kinase, producing the protein MYLGSSFVLMLIISILIFNYEKDVQLKAIRMEMFQVASKMVSEVVALHMQTQINHKEALNTFISRHKDASMTLFDSRRRILYSTIPESLELIKEHRDIGFFNFRGAYYLITDKTFAHLGVAKILFKNSKPLNFSSLYRNIILVFAIAFLCVIGISIFLGRLFLKPIRNEITRIDNFLKNTTHELNTPMSALLLSLKTLEDNEQHRRIKIAIKRMSFLYRSLSYLVMQDIERELPVILDLKALITKENLLFSEIIAYHKLELKSELSVVKLKAREQDFISLYSNLIMNAIKYNVVHGYIHVELTPEFLKVKSLGHEIPKDKITELSVRYARFNSSVLGYGIGLDLVKKVCENYKMRLVIHSEPCLNSSFYENSFCIVWSENR; encoded by the coding sequence GTGTATTTAGGCTCTTCGTTTGTTTTAATGCTCATTATTAGCATTTTAATTTTTAATTATGAAAAAGATGTGCAACTAAAAGCGATACGAATGGAGATGTTTCAGGTGGCTTCTAAAATGGTGAGCGAAGTGGTGGCATTGCACATGCAAACGCAAATTAACCATAAAGAAGCTTTAAACACTTTCATTTCACGCCATAAAGACGCTTCAATGACGCTTTTTGATAGCAGGCGGCGGATTTTATACTCCACGATACCTGAAAGCTTGGAACTGATTAAAGAGCATAGAGATATAGGCTTTTTTAACTTTAGGGGGGCGTATTACTTAATTACAGATAAAACATTCGCCCATTTAGGCGTAGCCAAAATCCTTTTTAAAAATTCTAAGCCCTTAAATTTTTCTTCTTTATACCGCAATATTATTTTGGTGTTTGCAATAGCGTTTTTATGCGTGATAGGGATTTCTATTTTTTTAGGGCGTTTGTTTTTAAAACCGATTAGAAATGAAATCACTCGCATAGATAACTTTTTGAAAAACACCACGCATGAGTTAAACACCCCTATGAGTGCATTACTCCTATCTTTAAAAACCTTAGAAGATAACGAGCAGCACCGCCGTATTAAAATAGCCATTAAACGCATGAGCTTTTTGTATCGCTCGCTCTCTTACTTAGTTATGCAAGATATTGAGCGTGAGTTACCTGTGATTTTAGACTTAAAAGCCCTAATCACTAAAGAAAATTTGCTTTTTAGTGAGATAATAGCCTACCATAAGCTTGAACTTAAAAGCGAACTTTCAGTAGTCAAGCTTAAAGCTAGAGAGCAAGATTTCATTTCGCTTTATAGTAATTTGATTATGAATGCGATTAAATACAATGTAGTGCATGGGTATATCCATGTAGAGCTAACGCCTGAGTTTTTGAAAGTTAAGAGTTTGGGGCATGAAATTCCTAAGGATAAAATTACAGAGCTAAGCGTTCGCTATGCGCGTTTTAATTCTAGTGTGTTAGGCTATGGTATAGGGCTAGACTTGGTTAAAAAAGTGTGTGAGAATTATAAAATGCGTTTAGTTATTCATAGTGAGCCTTGTTTAAATAGCTCGTTTTATGAAAATTCGTTTTGTATCGTATGGAGTGAGAATAGATAA
- a CDS encoding bifunctional ADP-dependent NAD(P)H-hydrate dehydratase/NAD(P)H-hydrate epimerase yields MRAVYEKVGFLDKRAVEELHLSEDVLMENAAIALEKAVFKNASLNSKVIILCGSGDNGGDGYALARRLVGNFRVLVFEMRPPKSPMCKLQKERALKIGVEIKKYNPLDDLECDVLIDCIIGSHFKGELDSSLINCFESLSKRAKFKIACDIPSGIDLKGRISQGAFQATMTISMGALKSCLLNDRAKDYVGELEVGHLGIASSVYETKTDTFLLEKSDLKLPLRKHKNAHKGDYGHAHVLLGKHSGAGLLSAMSALSFGAGVVSVQALECEINPSNKPLELVFCENFPNKLSAFALGMGLESLPKDFKKWLELAPCVLDAGAFYHKEILQALDYEVVFTPHPKEFLSLLELVGTKMNMQELLDNKLEIARDFSCKYPKVVLLLKGANTIIAYQGQVFINNLGSVALAKAGSGDVLAGLILSLLSQKYTPLDATICASLAHALASLEFKNNYALTPLDLIEKIQLLRV; encoded by the coding sequence ATGCGTGCGGTGTATGAAAAAGTGGGTTTCTTAGACAAAAGAGCTGTTGAAGAATTGCATTTAAGCGAAGATGTTTTAATGGAAAACGCTGCTATAGCTTTAGAAAAGGCGGTTTTTAAAAACGCTTCTTTAAATTCTAAAGTGATTATTTTATGTGGGAGTGGGGATAATGGGGGCGATGGTTATGCACTAGCTAGACGCTTAGTGGGGAATTTTAGAGTGCTAGTTTTTGAAATGAGACCCCCAAAAAGCCCTATGTGCAAACTCCAAAAAGAAAGGGCGTTAAAAATAGGGGTAGAAATTAAAAAATATAACCCATTAGATGATTTAGAATGCGATGTGTTAATAGATTGCATTATAGGGAGTCATTTTAAGGGCGAATTAGATTCATCTCTAATTAATTGTTTTGAAAGCCTTTCTAAAAGAGCAAAATTTAAAATCGCTTGTGATATTCCTAGTGGCATAGATTTAAAAGGCAGAATCTCTCAAGGGGCGTTTCAAGCAACTATGACTATCAGCATGGGAGCTTTAAAATCATGTTTATTGAATGATAGGGCTAAGGACTATGTGGGGGAATTAGAAGTAGGGCATTTAGGCATTGCTTCTAGTGTTTATGAGACAAAGACAGACACTTTTTTATTAGAAAAAAGCGACTTAAAATTACCCCTAAGGAAGCACAAAAACGCTCATAAAGGCGATTACGGGCATGCACATGTGCTTTTAGGTAAGCATAGTGGAGCAGGGCTACTCAGTGCGATGAGCGCGTTAAGTTTTGGAGCAGGGGTAGTGAGTGTTCAAGCCCTAGAATGTGAGATTAATCCTAGTAACAAGCCTTTAGAATTAGTCTTTTGTGAGAATTTTCCTAACAAGCTTAGTGCGTTTGCCCTTGGAATGGGATTAGAGAGTTTGCCAAAGGATTTTAAAAAGTGGCTTGAACTTGCGCCATGTGTTTTAGACGCTGGGGCTTTTTATCACAAAGAAATTTTACAAGCCCTAGATTATGAAGTCGTGTTTACCCCACACCCTAAAGAGTTTTTATCGCTTTTAGAATTAGTAGGGACAAAGATGAATATGCAAGAATTGTTAGATAATAAGCTAGAAATTGCAAGGGATTTTTCTTGCAAGTATCCAAAGGTGGTGTTGCTTTTAAAAGGAGCTAATACTATTATTGCTTATCAAGGGCAAGTTTTTATTAACAATTTAGGGAGTGTTGCTCTAGCAAAAGCAGGGAGTGGCGATGTGTTAGCTGGACTGATTTTAAGCTTACTTTCTCAAAAATACACGCCCCTAGATGCCACAATTTGTGCGAGCTTAGCCCATGCATTAGCGAGTTTAGAATTTAAGAATAATTATGCTTTAACACCCCTAGATTTGATAGAAAAGATTCAATTATTAAGAGTGTAG
- a CDS encoding restriction endonuclease subunit S produces the protein MNALTAFYDLPKEWEVVRLGDMATFLKGKGLSKSHVSSQAKYECILYGELFTHYNRVITNIKSFTNIYDNPILSLNNDVLMATSGETPEILATASCILKKGVILGGDILVIRPSSNLLDGCFLAYCIVNSKKQILSKVVGSTVYHLYAKDMKDFEILLPPLKEQKAIATILNDFDSYIHSLNTLILKKENIKKALSFELLSQKKRLKGFNGVWEKVRLGDIAEIKRGASPRPIENPKWFCINSSIGWVRISDISKNSCFLYKTTQKLSKEGVKRSRFVKKDSLIMSMCATIGKPIITKIDTCIHDGFVVFENPKINLFYLYYFLCSIEREWLESGQQGSQINLNVDLIKNKEIFYPKNLDEQKAIATILSDLDKEITSLKNKKMKFQNIKKSLNNDLMNAKIRV, from the coding sequence ATGAACGCATTAACAGCATTCTATGATTTGCCTAAAGAGTGGGAAGTGGTTAGGCTTGGGGATATGGCTACCTTTTTAAAAGGCAAAGGATTATCAAAAAGTCATGTAAGTAGCCAAGCAAAATATGAATGTATTCTCTATGGCGAGCTTTTTACGCATTATAATAGAGTGATTACAAACATTAAAAGTTTTACAAATATTTATGATAACCCTATCCTTTCTTTAAATAATGATGTTTTAATGGCTACTTCGGGCGAAACGCCTGAAATTTTAGCTACCGCTAGTTGCATTCTTAAAAAAGGCGTTATTTTAGGGGGAGATATTTTAGTGATAAGACCTAGTAGCAATCTTTTAGATGGGTGTTTTTTAGCTTATTGTATTGTTAATAGTAAAAAACAAATCTTATCTAAAGTAGTGGGTAGCACGGTGTATCATCTCTATGCAAAAGACATGAAAGATTTTGAAATCCTTTTACCCCCTTTAAAAGAACAAAAAGCTATCGCTACAATTTTAAATGATTTTGATAGTTATATTCATAGCTTGAATACTCTCATTCTTAAAAAAGAGAACATTAAAAAAGCCTTGAGTTTTGAGCTTTTAAGCCAGAAAAAACGCTTGAAAGGCTTTAATGGAGTATGGGAAAAAGTAAGGCTTGGGGATATAGCTGAAATTAAAAGGGGGGCATCGCCTAGACCTATTGAAAACCCTAAATGGTTTTGTATTAATTCTAGCATTGGGTGGGTAAGAATTTCAGATATTTCAAAAAATAGCTGTTTTTTATATAAAACAACTCAAAAACTTTCTAAAGAAGGTGTTAAAAGAAGTAGATTTGTTAAAAAGGATAGCTTGATTATGAGCATGTGTGCGACAATTGGTAAGCCCATTATCACTAAAATTGATACTTGTATTCATGATGGTTTTGTAGTTTTTGAAAATCCAAAAATAAACTTATTTTACCTATATTATTTTTTATGCTCTATAGAAAGAGAATGGCTAGAAAGTGGGCAACAAGGCTCACAAATAAACTTAAATGTAGATTTAATTAAAAATAAAGAAATTTTTTACCCAAAAAATTTAGACGAACAAAAAGCTATCGCTACAATTTTAAGCGATTTAGATAAGGAAATCACAAGCCTTAAAAATAAAAAAATGAAGTTTCAAAATATTAAAAAATCTTTAAACAATGATTTAATGAATGCTAAGATTAGGGTTTAA
- a CDS encoding replicative DNA helicase encodes MELEQLQRLQNIERIVLSGIVFANDKIQEVHSILEPSDFYYPPNGLFFEIALKLYEESYPIDENFIRQKMPSDKQISEEDLLAIFAASPMDNIEAYVEEIKNASIKRKLFSLANTIREKSLESPQKSSDILNSVEQEVYALLNGSTIDGFRDIKEVLSSTMKMITENMEKGSLEVTGVPTGFTQLDSYTTGFNKGNLVIIGGRPAMGKTSLMMNMVLAALNDDKGVAVFSLEMSAEALVLRALSDLTSINMHDLESGRLDDREWEILAKRFDELSLKQLFFYDKSYVRIEQIRLQLRKLKAQHKGLEIAFIDYLQLMSGSKNTKERHEQIAEISRELKTLARELEIPIVALVQLNRALEGRDDKRPILSDIKDSGGIEQDADIVLFLYRDYWYRIQAENNKIDKLKREGKVEEAETLRLKVDEERRLHKQNGSVEDAEIIVAKNRNGATGTVYTRYNAPLTRYEDISVDTTHLEEQETKLNIMPI; translated from the coding sequence ATGGAATTAGAACAATTACAGAGATTACAAAACATTGAACGGATTGTGCTTTCAGGCATTGTGTTTGCTAATGATAAGATTCAAGAAGTTCATAGCATTTTAGAGCCTAGCGATTTTTACTACCCGCCTAATGGCTTGTTTTTTGAAATCGCTTTAAAGCTTTATGAAGAAAGCTATCCTATTGATGAGAATTTTATCCGCCAAAAAATGCCAAGCGATAAGCAAATCAGCGAAGAAGATTTGCTCGCTATTTTTGCCGCAAGCCCTATGGATAATATTGAGGCGTATGTAGAAGAGATTAAAAACGCTTCTATTAAACGAAAGCTTTTTAGCTTGGCTAATACGATTAGGGAAAAATCCTTAGAAAGCCCACAAAAATCTAGTGATATTCTAAATTCTGTGGAACAAGAAGTCTATGCTTTATTAAATGGTAGCACCATAGATGGTTTTAGGGATATTAAAGAGGTGCTTAGTAGCACCATGAAAATGATTACAGAAAACATGGAAAAAGGGAGCTTAGAAGTTACAGGCGTGCCGACTGGGTTTACCCAACTAGATAGCTACACCACCGGATTTAATAAGGGGAATTTAGTCATTATTGGGGGGAGACCTGCTATGGGTAAAACCAGCCTTATGATGAATATGGTTTTAGCCGCTCTTAATGATGATAAAGGGGTAGCGGTTTTTAGCTTGGAAATGTCTGCTGAAGCTTTAGTTTTAAGGGCGTTATCGGATTTAACTTCTATCAATATGCATGATTTAGAAAGCGGAAGACTTGATGATAGAGAATGGGAAATTTTAGCCAAACGATTTGATGAACTCTCTCTTAAACAACTCTTTTTTTATGATAAAAGCTATGTGAGAATAGAACAAATCCGCCTGCAACTAAGAAAGCTTAAAGCCCAGCATAAGGGCTTAGAAATCGCTTTTATTGATTATCTGCAATTAATGTCAGGGAGCAAAAACACTAAAGAACGCCATGAGCAAATCGCTGAAATTTCAAGAGAGCTTAAAACTTTAGCTAGAGAATTAGAAATTCCTATTGTGGCGTTAGTGCAACTTAATCGTGCTTTAGAAGGTAGAGATGACAAACGCCCCATACTTTCGGATATTAAAGATAGTGGGGGGATTGAACAAGACGCTGATATAGTCCTATTTTTGTATAGGGATTATTGGTATAGGATTCAAGCTGAAAACAATAAAATAGACAAGCTCAAACGAGAAGGCAAGGTTGAAGAAGCAGAGACTTTGCGTTTAAAGGTTGATGAAGAAAGGCGTCTTCACAAACAAAATGGCAGCGTAGAAGATGCTGAAATCATTGTGGCTAAAAACAGAAATGGGGCTACAGGAACGGTTTATACACGCTATAACGCTCCGCTCACTCGCTATGAAGATATATCTGTAGATACCACTCATTTAGAAGAGCAAGAAACCAAACTAAACATCATGCCCATTTGA
- a CDS encoding ComEC/Rec2 family competence protein: MKTTSFKGAFDLLTTPKETLVCLVILGLLFVFNLYLEYSHYKKLDFSKPMSFNAQILLQYSKMKNQKSYFVLKLKSAQGAIFYTTTKEPLKNLQYRYARFFGKVMPCSFLESLKSCYFHTYSFSLLHKQDFKSYLRNFIDSFHSNNLISNLYRALFLGDSLNKDLRDRANSLGVNHLLAISGFHLGILSATLYFLLSLFYKPLQNRYFPYRNAFFDIGVLVWVFMLGYLVLLDFLPSFFRAFLMGLLGFLACFFGIRLLSFKLLILACLIAIALFPKLLFSVGFLLSVCGVWYIFLFFRHAKTFFKNDSFLMRFFQAISLSILVFFNMLIIVHAFFPMFSPYQLFSIPLGFVFVVFFPLGLFLHIVNLGHLLDNFLSTPLEIPTISMHTPLWLLGAYLCLTLLSVRFFKAYLIMNILSVGFFLYCCYQYIIMPSLIVGN, encoded by the coding sequence TTGAAAACAACATCTTTTAAGGGGGCGTTTGATTTGCTTACAACCCCCAAAGAAACTTTAGTGTGTTTGGTTATCCTAGGCTTATTGTTTGTTTTTAATCTCTATTTAGAATACTCTCATTACAAAAAACTTGATTTTTCAAAGCCCATGAGTTTTAACGCTCAAATTTTATTGCAATACTCTAAGATGAAAAATCAAAAATCCTATTTCGTGCTAAAGCTCAAATCCGCTCAAGGCGCAATTTTTTACACCACTACAAAAGAGCCTTTAAAAAATCTTCAATACCGCTATGCGCGATTTTTTGGTAAGGTCATGCCTTGCTCGTTTTTAGAGTCTTTAAAATCATGTTATTTTCACACCTATTCTTTTTCTTTATTGCATAAGCAAGATTTTAAATCCTACTTACGCAATTTTATTGATAGCTTTCATTCAAACAACCTCATCAGCAATTTGTATCGGGCGTTATTTTTGGGCGATAGTCTTAATAAAGATTTAAGAGATAGGGCTAATTCTTTAGGCGTTAACCACCTACTAGCTATTAGTGGGTTTCATTTAGGTATTTTGAGTGCCACACTTTATTTTCTTTTGTCTCTCTTTTATAAGCCCTTACAAAATCGCTATTTTCCTTACAGAAACGCTTTTTTTGATATAGGGGTTTTAGTCTGGGTTTTTATGCTAGGTTATTTAGTGCTATTAGACTTTTTGCCATCTTTTTTTAGGGCATTTTTAATGGGCTTATTAGGGTTTTTAGCATGCTTTTTTGGCATAAGGTTACTAAGTTTCAAGCTCTTAATTTTAGCGTGTTTGATAGCTATTGCCCTATTCCCTAAATTGCTTTTTAGTGTGGGATTTTTGCTCTCAGTTTGTGGGGTGTGGTATATCTTTTTATTTTTTAGACATGCTAAAACTTTTTTTAAAAACGATTCTTTTTTAATGCGATTTTTTCAAGCCATAAGCTTAAGTATTTTGGTGTTTTTTAACATGCTTATCATTGTGCATGCCTTTTTTCCTATGTTTTCGCCCTATCAACTATTTAGCATTCCTTTAGGCTTTGTTTTTGTGGTGTTTTTTCCTTTGGGCTTGTTCTTGCATATAGTCAATTTGGGGCATCTATTAGATAATTTTTTAAGCACGCCTTTAGAAATTCCTACCATTTCCATGCATACACCTTTGTGGCTTTTAGGGGCGTATTTATGCCTAACGCTTCTTAGCGTTCGCTTTTTTAAGGCTTATCTAATAATGAATATTTTAAGCGTTGGCTTTTTCTTGTATTGTTGCTATCAATATATTATAATGCCTAGTTTAATTGTAGGGAATTAA
- a CDS encoding DUF502 domain-containing protein — MNTILRLMGKGILVLLPIIILLWLLSFVYSFVKNFIEIIFNTTANSLSATMGILFLSALLLVYVGRLFEKNKEFLLIKASEYIISKIPIIGSIYNALKDMIAVFSGKNGMEYLGVVFVEFGGSEVIGFITKKEEDESCWVFVPTTPNPISGILLKIPKEKMRLTDLSVSQGLRKVISLGIK, encoded by the coding sequence GTGAATACCATATTACGGCTTATGGGTAAGGGCATTTTGGTGCTACTACCGATTATCATTTTGTTGTGGTTGTTATCCTTTGTATATAGCTTTGTGAAAAATTTCATAGAAATTATTTTTAACACGACCGCAAATAGCCTGAGTGCGACCATGGGCATTTTATTTTTAAGTGCGTTATTGTTGGTGTATGTGGGGCGTTTGTTTGAAAAAAACAAAGAGTTTTTACTTATCAAGGCTTCTGAATACATTATCAGCAAAATTCCTATTATAGGCTCTATTTATAACGCTTTAAAAGACATGATAGCTGTTTTTTCAGGTAAGAATGGCATGGAGTATTTGGGCGTGGTGTTTGTAGAATTTGGGGGGAGTGAAGTCATAGGATTTATTACCAAGAAAGAAGAAGATGAATCTTGCTGGGTATTTGTGCCAACTACCCCAAACCCCATTTCTGGCATTTTATTAAAAATTCCTAAAGAAAAAATGAGGTTGACTGATTTGAGCGTGTCTCAAGGTTTGAGAAAAGTTATTTCGTTAGGAATTAAATAA
- the mqnP gene encoding menaquinone biosynthesis prenyltransferase MqnP has protein sequence MKALSELVALEHTIFSSMFLFMAMVVSSYQKNQTLFFGIEILILCSLALLSARNFAMGFNRLVDRDIDKDNPRTKNRPSVDGRIGVKGMVIFSFSNALLFVIVSYCINALAFKLSLPFLVILGGYSYFKRFSSLAHFIVGLALGLAPIAGSVAILGAIPLWNVFLALGVMLWVAGFDLLYSLQDMEFDKKRGLHSIPSKLGEKWCLNLSRLSHLLALICWLGFVKNYDGGLFAYLGLGVSALILLYEQILVARDYKNIPKAFFVSNGYLGVIFFIFIVLDVGLKHA, from the coding sequence ATCAAAGCCTTAAGTGAGTTAGTCGCACTAGAACACACCATATTTTCTAGTATGTTTTTGTTTATGGCTATGGTTGTTAGCTCGTATCAAAAAAATCAAACACTCTTTTTTGGCATAGAGATTTTAATCCTTTGCTCTTTAGCCTTATTAAGCGCAAGAAACTTTGCTATGGGGTTTAATCGCTTAGTAGATAGAGATATTGATAAAGATAATCCAAGAACGAAAAATCGCCCTAGTGTTGATGGGCGTATTGGTGTTAAAGGCATGGTTATTTTTAGTTTTTCAAACGCTCTTTTATTTGTTATTGTAAGTTATTGCATCAATGCTTTAGCCTTTAAGCTCTCTTTGCCCTTTTTAGTGATTTTGGGGGGGTATTCGTATTTCAAGCGTTTTTCTTCTTTGGCTCATTTTATCGTGGGCTTAGCACTAGGACTAGCCCCCATTGCTGGAAGTGTGGCCATTTTAGGAGCTATTCCTTTATGGAATGTCTTTTTAGCTTTGGGGGTTATGCTATGGGTAGCTGGATTTGACTTATTGTATTCTTTACAAGATATGGAGTTTGACAAAAAAAGGGGCTTACATTCCATTCCAAGTAAATTGGGCGAAAAGTGGTGCTTAAACCTTTCAAGGCTCTCACACCTTCTCGCACTAATATGCTGGCTAGGTTTTGTGAAAAACTATGATGGGGGGCTTTTTGCGTATTTGGGCTTAGGGGTTTCAGCCTTAATTTTACTATATGAGCAAATCTTAGTGGCTAGAGATTATAAAAATATTCCTAAAGCCTTTTTTGTGAGTAATGGCTATTTGGGGGTTATCTTTTTTATTTTTATTGTTCTTGATGTGGGATTAAAACATGCATAA
- a CDS encoding phosphatidylserine decarboxylase: MVALSNTLSRVFGSLARYEFMPFIQKQINALYVRIFKIDLSEFEPLENYKSLNALFTRSLKKERFFDTSSHTLISPCDSFITECKALENNQALQIKGMPYYANELVGEINPISPSFFYVNFYLSPKDYHHYHAPCDLEILEARYFAGKLLPVNMPSLYKNKNLFVGNERVVLVTRDVKGNRLYFVAVGALNVGQMRFNFDKNIQTNAKTNFTQSTTYDPPIKVKKGENLGNFEMGSTIVIFAQNIAFKELREQCVKFGESIGEFNAD; encoded by the coding sequence ATAGTGGCTTTAAGCAACACGCTTTCAAGGGTTTTTGGCTCTTTGGCTCGTTATGAGTTTATGCCATTTATTCAAAAACAAATCAATGCCCTTTATGTCAGAATCTTTAAAATTGATTTGAGCGAGTTTGAGCCTTTAGAAAATTATAAAAGTTTGAACGCCCTTTTCACTCGCTCTTTAAAAAAGGAACGCTTTTTTGACACTAGCTCACACACCTTGATTTCTCCATGCGATTCATTCATCACAGAGTGTAAGGCTTTAGAAAACAATCAAGCCTTACAAATTAAGGGCATGCCCTATTATGCAAATGAACTGGTCGGCGAAATTAACCCCATAAGCCCTTCTTTTTTCTATGTGAATTTTTATCTCTCGCCTAAGGATTACCACCACTACCACGCCCCTTGTGATTTAGAAATTTTAGAAGCTCGTTATTTTGCTGGCAAATTACTACCGGTCAATATGCCTTCACTTTATAAAAACAAGAATTTATTTGTCGGCAATGAACGAGTGGTGCTTGTTACAAGAGATGTTAAGGGCAATAGGCTGTATTTTGTGGCTGTGGGGGCGTTGAATGTAGGTCAAATGCGTTTTAATTTTGATAAAAATATTCAAACCAACGCTAAAACTAATTTCACGCAATCAACCACTTACGACCCCCCTATTAAGGTTAAAAAGGGGGAGAATTTAGGGAATTTTGAAATGGGTTCTACTATAGTCATCTTTGCTCAAAACATAGCCTTTAAAGAATTAAGGGAACAATGCGTGAAGTTTGGAGAAAGTATAGGGGAATTTAATGCAGACTAA
- the nadA gene encoding quinolinate synthase NadA has product MQTKKDLKASILELLNDLNALLVAHFYQKDEIVELAHHVGDSLELAKIASKSDKNLIVFCGVHFMGESVKALAPEKQVIMPKLSCCSMARMIDSHYYNKSVDLLKEYGIKEFYPITYINSNAEVKAKVAQDNGVVCTSRNAPKIFDYALKQNKKIFFLPDRCLGENLALENGLKSAILGINSKEEIQNADVICYNGFCSVHQLFKLEDIEFYRQKYPNILIAVHPECEPSVVQNADFSGSTSQIIEFVENLSLNQKVAIGTESNLVNRLKAKRNHQNTFILSSSLALCPTMNETTLEDVFEVLKAYKNHRAINMIELKDEVAHYAKIALTKMMELS; this is encoded by the coding sequence ATGCAGACTAAAAAAGATTTAAAAGCTTCTATTTTAGAACTATTGAATGATTTAAACGCCCTTTTGGTGGCTCATTTTTATCAAAAAGATGAGATTGTAGAGTTAGCCCATCATGTGGGCGATAGCTTAGAATTAGCTAAAATCGCAAGTAAAAGCGATAAAAATCTCATTGTGTTTTGTGGGGTGCATTTTATGGGCGAAAGCGTGAAAGCCCTAGCCCCTGAAAAACAAGTGATTATGCCAAAACTCTCATGCTGTTCTATGGCTAGAATGATAGATAGCCACTACTATAATAAAAGTGTGGATTTATTAAAAGAGTATGGTATTAAGGAATTTTATCCTATCACTTATATTAATTCTAATGCTGAAGTCAAAGCTAAAGTCGCACAGGATAATGGTGTGGTATGCACGAGCAGGAACGCCCCTAAAATCTTTGATTACGCCCTAAAACAAAATAAAAAAATCTTTTTTTTACCGGATAGGTGTTTGGGCGAAAATTTAGCCCTTGAAAATGGCTTAAAGAGTGCGATTTTAGGCATAAATAGTAAAGAAGAAATACAAAACGCTGATGTCATTTGTTATAATGGCTTTTGTTCGGTGCATCAACTCTTCAAACTAGAAGATATAGAGTTTTACCGCCAAAAATACCCAAATATTTTAATCGCTGTCCATCCTGAGTGTGAGCCTAGCGTGGTTCAAAACGCTGATTTTAGCGGTTCTACAAGTCAAATCATAGAATTTGTAGAAAATCTAAGCCTAAATCAAAAAGTAGCCATAGGCACTGAAAGCAATTTAGTCAACCGCCTAAAAGCCAAACGAAACCATCAAAACACCTTTATTCTTTCTAGCTCTCTTGCTCTTTGTCCTACCATGAATGAAACGACCTTAGAAGATGTGTTTGAAGTGCTAAAAGCCTATAAAAACCATAGAGCTATTAATATGATTGAATTAAAAGACGAAGTAGCGCATTATGCCAAAATCGCTTTAACTAAAATGATGGAGTTATCATAA
- the nadC gene encoding carboxylating nicotinate-nucleotide diphosphorylase: MNIKTFLEHALKEDLGHGDLFERVLEKDFQATAFIRAKENGIFSGEKYALELLKMTGIECVKSIKDKECFKPKDTLMEIKGDFSMLLKVERTLLNILQHSSGIATLTKRFVEALNSKKVRLLDTRKTRPLLRSFEKYSVLNGGASNHRLGLDDALMLKDTHLKHVKDLKSFLEHAKKSLPFTAKIEIECETFEEAKNAMSAGADIVMCDNMTTEQTKEIVAYRNTHYPFVLLEASGNISLETINSYAQSGVDAISVGALIHQATFIDMHMKMA, encoded by the coding sequence ATGAATATCAAAACCTTTTTAGAACATGCCCTAAAAGAAGATTTAGGGCATGGGGATTTATTTGAGAGAGTATTAGAAAAAGATTTTCAAGCTACAGCTTTTATTAGAGCTAAAGAAAATGGAATCTTTTCAGGCGAAAAATACGCCTTAGAGTTATTAAAAATGACAGGCATTGAGTGCGTTAAAAGTATCAAAGACAAAGAGTGTTTTAAACCCAAAGACACTTTAATGGAGATTAAAGGGGATTTTAGCATGCTCTTAAAGGTTGAACGCACCCTTTTAAATATTTTGCAACATAGTAGCGGAATTGCTACTCTAACAAAGCGTTTTGTAGAAGCACTAAATTCTAAAAAAGTGCGTTTGTTAGATACGAGAAAAACAAGACCCCTTTTAAGAAGTTTTGAAAAATATTCGGTGCTAAATGGGGGAGCGAGCAATCATCGCTTAGGTTTAGATGATGCTTTAATGCTAAAAGACACGCATTTAAAACATGTGAAAGATTTAAAAAGCTTTTTAGAACATGCCAAAAAGAGCTTGCCCTTTACGGCTAAGATTGAAATTGAATGTGAGACTTTTGAAGAAGCTAAAAACGCTATGAGTGCAGGAGCTGATATTGTGATGTGTGATAACATGACAACTGAACAAACCAAAGAAATTGTAGCCTATAGAAACACGCATTATCCTTTTGTATTATTAGAAGCAAGCGGCAATATTTCTCTAGAAACGATTAATTCTTATGCTCAAAGTGGGGTGGACGCTATTAGTGTGGGAGCCTTAATCCATCAAGCTACTTTTATTGATATGCACATGAAAATGGCTTAA